One window of the Triticum dicoccoides isolate Atlit2015 ecotype Zavitan chromosome 3B, WEW_v2.0, whole genome shotgun sequence genome contains the following:
- the LOC119275407 gene encoding GDSL esterase/lipase At5g45910-like codes for MMMRRQLSVCVLLLLVLAGQQQAAAKKYAAIFNFGDSLVDAGNLVVDGIPEYLATAKLPYGMTYFGYPTGRCSDGRLVVDFIAQELGLPLLPPSKARNATFHHGANFAITGATALDTSYFVAKGLGKTVWNSGSLHTQIKWLQEMKPKICSSPEECRGLFRRSLFIVGEFGGNDYNSPLFAFRPLEEVHEFVGDVVNSIGEGIEKLIAEGAVDLVVPGVLPIGCFPVYLSIFRKQPEMYGGKSGCIKDLNTLSWVHNVALQRKIVELRKKHSDVRIMYADYYTPTIQFVLHAEKWGMLRQKPRACCGAPGVGVYNFNLTSKCGEPGAYACDDPSNHWSWDGIHLTEASYGHIARGWLYGPFADPPIVGNRNLE; via the exons ATGATGATGAGGCGCCAGTTATCGGTCTGCGTCCTCCTCCTGCTCGTGCTCGCGGGGCAGCAGCAGGCGGCGGCCAAGAAGTACGCCGCCATCTTCAACTTCGGGGACTCCCTCGTGGACGCCGGCAACCTCGTCGTGGACGGCATCCCCGAGTACCTCGCCACGGCGAAGCTGCCGTATGGCATGACCTACTTCGGGTACCCCACCGGCCGCTGCTCCGACGGCCGCCTCGTCGTCGACTTCATCG CGCAGGAGCTGGGGCtgccgctgctgccgccgtcgaaGGCGCGCAACGCCACGTTCCACCACGGCGCCAACTTCGCCATCACCGGGGCCACGGCGCTGGACACCAGCTACTTCGTGGCGAAGGGGCTGGGCAAGACGGTGTGGAACTCCGGCTCCCTGCACACCCAGATCAAGTGGCTGCAGGAGATGAAGCCCAAAATCTGCAGCTCCCCCGAAG AGTGCAGGGGCCTGTTCCGGCGGTCGCTGTTCATCGTGGGCGAGTTCGGCGGCAACGACTACAACTCGCCGCTCTTCGCGTTCCGCCCGCTGGAGGAGGTGCACGAGTTCGTGGGGGACGTCGTCAACTCCATCGGCGAGGGAATCGAG AAGCTGATTGCGGAGGGGGCCGTGGACCTGGTGGTGCCCGGGGTGCTCCCGATCGGCTGCTTCCCGGTGTACCTGTCCATCTTCCGGAAGCAGCCGGAGATGTACGGCGGCAAGAGCGGGTGCATCAAGGACCTCAACACGCTGTCGTGGGTGCACAACGTGGCGCTGCAGCGCAAGATCGTGGAGCTCCGGAAGAAGCACTCCGACGTGCGCATCATGTACGCCGACTACTACACGCCCACCATCCAGTTCGTCCTCCACGCCGAGAAATGGG GGATGCTGAGGCAGAAGCCCAGGGCGTGCTGCGGGGCGCCGGGCGTCGGGGTGTACAACTTCAACCTGACGTCCAAGTGCGGCGAGCCCGGCGCGTACGCGTGCGACGACCCGTCCAACCACTGGAGCTGGGACGGCATCCACCTCACGGAGGCCTCCTACGGCCACATCGCCAGGGGCTGGCTCTACGGCCCCTTCGCCGACCCGCCCATCGTCGGCAACCGGAACCTCGAGTAG
- the LOC119281075 gene encoding protein RALF-like 9, whose protein sequence is MGKVSMQQLALVALVLASLVLSAQEADGARPESTGGVISYRALVRGNSANTSDANVRPSAVANPYTRGCSKINRCRG, encoded by the coding sequence ATGGGGAAGGTGAGCATGCAGCAGCTTGCGCTAGTGGCCCTGGTGCTGGCAAGCCTCGTGTTGTCGGCCCAGGAGGCCGACGGGGCTCGGCCCGAGTCGACCGGCGGCGTCATCAGCTACCGTGCTCTCGTGCGCGGGAATAGCGCCAACACCTCCGACGCCAACGTCCGGCCTTCTGCGGTGGCCAACCCTTACACGCGCGGCTGCAGCAAGATCAACCGTTGCCGCGGTTGA